In a single window of the Deinococcus yavapaiensis KR-236 genome:
- a CDS encoding lipopolysaccharide biosynthesis protein → MSDLKAKTVTAIKWSYFSLFVGIALQLVFSAVLARLLSPHAFGVVAPAMALQRLGLFITDLGIGLALIQRPNLSERDVRAAFTMAMLLGAVATALGWLLAPFAGQLAHNDEVTAVVRGYACTYLLSASIIVSTSLLRRDLKFRPLVIAELTSYIVGHGVIGLGAAALGYGAMSLPISALAQAGIQATIAYAYSRHSLRLTIRRDDFHGIISFSSKITVVNFLDYLSNNLDTFLASRWFDSSAVGLYNRAFNTVTVPSQNFARSLTRVLAPSFSAIQTDAARLQSAYLSALRALAVIMFAAAAGIFVCAREIVLVMLGAQFIGATPIVQAFALFMPFAVLSGLSAVLAEATARLRARMLIQAVYFVILLGAFALVFALGGDVLSFAWVLVAASVVRSLAFEWVARRILGDGTRHIIGSYAWGGASGLLMGAVLWMVAAVSRASGVPPFALFALEGAVGGLVLGALVLFGPPNELQHMLRGALRRVPARLRSARSSD, encoded by the coding sequence ATGAGCGACCTCAAAGCCAAGACCGTCACGGCGATCAAGTGGAGCTACTTCTCGTTGTTCGTCGGCATCGCGCTCCAGCTCGTGTTCTCGGCCGTGCTCGCCCGTCTTCTCTCACCGCACGCGTTCGGCGTCGTCGCGCCCGCCATGGCGCTGCAACGCCTCGGCCTCTTCATCACGGACCTCGGCATCGGGCTCGCGCTCATTCAACGGCCCAACCTTTCCGAGCGAGACGTTCGCGCCGCCTTCACGATGGCCATGCTGCTCGGCGCGGTCGCGACCGCGCTCGGCTGGCTTCTCGCGCCGTTCGCGGGACAACTGGCGCACAATGACGAGGTCACGGCCGTCGTGCGAGGTTACGCCTGCACTTACCTGCTGAGCGCGTCCATCATCGTCTCGACGAGCCTTTTGCGGCGCGACCTCAAATTCCGCCCGCTCGTCATCGCCGAACTGACGTCCTACATCGTCGGTCACGGCGTGATCGGCCTCGGCGCCGCCGCCCTCGGCTACGGCGCGATGAGCTTGCCGATCAGCGCCCTCGCGCAAGCCGGCATTCAAGCCACGATCGCCTACGCTTACTCGCGTCACTCGCTGCGCTTGACGATTCGCCGGGACGACTTCCACGGCATCATCTCCTTCAGCAGCAAAATCACCGTCGTCAACTTCCTCGACTACCTCAGCAACAACCTCGACACGTTCCTCGCGAGCCGCTGGTTCGACTCGTCCGCGGTCGGGTTGTACAACCGAGCGTTCAACACCGTCACGGTTCCCTCGCAGAACTTCGCGCGCAGCCTCACGCGCGTCCTCGCCCCTTCCTTCAGCGCCATCCAGACGGACGCGGCGCGCCTGCAAAGCGCGTACCTCTCGGCGTTGCGCGCGCTCGCCGTCATCATGTTCGCCGCCGCCGCCGGCATCTTCGTGTGCGCCCGAGAAATCGTCCTCGTGATGCTCGGCGCGCAGTTCATCGGCGCCACGCCCATCGTGCAGGCCTTCGCGCTGTTCATGCCCTTCGCCGTCCTGAGCGGTCTGTCCGCCGTGCTCGCCGAAGCGACGGCGCGCCTGCGCGCCCGGATGCTCATTCAAGCCGTGTACTTCGTGATCTTGCTCGGCGCGTTCGCCCTCGTGTTCGCGCTCGGCGGCGACGTCCTCTCGTTCGCGTGGGTGCTCGTTGCGGCCTCGGTGGTGCGGTCGCTCGCGTTCGAGTGGGTCGCGCGCCGCATCCTCGGCGACGGCACGCGGCACATCATCGGTTCTTACGCGTGGGGTGGCGCGAGCGGGCTTCTCATGGGCGCGGTCTTGTGGATGGTCGCGGCCGTATCGCGCGCTTCGGGCGTTCCACCGTTCGCGTTGTTCGCGCTCGAAGGAGCCGTCGGCGGCCTCGTCCTGGGCGCGCTCGTCCTGTTCGGGCCGCCCAACGAGTTGCAACACATGCTGCGCGGCGCTTTGCGGCGCGTGCCAGCTCGCCTTCGCTCCGCTCGGAGTTCGGACTGA
- a CDS encoding glycosyltransferase → MNETATMTRTPQSPKRILLFLHDLAGGGAEKMMIVLANTFARRGHDVTIVLAEDKGVYFNLVDANVRVETLGTKRTATALLPLVRFLRRHRPDYLLSTLVHVNVYAIAARWLARSPAVLVVREANNLSENYAVEPKLIKVAYEIAKVTYKFADGVIAISKGVADILVETCDLQPGDIKVVYNPARITPDATPPVEPEHPWLVDDTRPLVVSMGRLEAQKDHFTLISAFARIAPATNARLLIVGSGSQRERLQAHIDASNLGDRVQIVPFTKRPQAYLRAARVFAFPSRWEGFGNVLVEALSCGCRVVSTDCCSGPNEILQGGVFGRLAPVGDADAFGAQLLGALNDPPRTPQEEAALQAHLRQFEPDVVADAYLAYFAALEQRQASALFDTRSASRPIRDP, encoded by the coding sequence ATGAATGAAACGGCCACCATGACGCGTACCCCGCAGAGCCCCAAGCGCATCCTGCTGTTCTTGCACGACCTCGCAGGCGGCGGCGCCGAGAAGATGATGATCGTCCTCGCCAACACCTTCGCGCGTCGAGGGCACGACGTCACGATCGTGCTCGCCGAGGACAAAGGCGTGTACTTCAACCTCGTCGACGCGAACGTTCGCGTCGAAACGCTCGGCACCAAGCGCACCGCGACGGCGCTCCTGCCCCTCGTGCGCTTCTTGCGCCGCCACCGTCCCGACTACCTGCTGAGCACGCTCGTGCACGTCAACGTGTACGCCATCGCCGCTCGTTGGCTCGCGCGGTCGCCCGCCGTCCTCGTCGTGCGTGAGGCGAACAACCTCAGCGAGAATTACGCGGTCGAGCCCAAGCTCATCAAAGTCGCGTACGAAATCGCGAAGGTCACGTACAAATTCGCCGATGGAGTCATCGCCATCTCCAAGGGCGTCGCGGACATCCTCGTCGAGACGTGCGACCTTCAACCCGGCGACATCAAAGTCGTCTACAATCCCGCGCGCATCACTCCGGACGCGACTCCGCCCGTGGAGCCCGAGCATCCCTGGCTCGTGGACGACACGCGTCCCCTGGTGGTGTCCATGGGTCGCTTGGAAGCGCAAAAAGACCACTTCACGCTGATCTCGGCCTTCGCCCGCATCGCGCCCGCGACGAACGCGCGTCTGCTGATCGTCGGATCGGGTTCGCAGCGAGAACGGCTGCAAGCGCACATCGACGCCTCGAACCTCGGCGACCGCGTGCAGATCGTGCCGTTCACGAAGCGCCCGCAAGCGTACTTGCGCGCGGCGCGCGTGTTCGCCTTTCCGTCTCGCTGGGAAGGCTTCGGAAACGTGCTCGTGGAAGCCTTGTCGTGCGGTTGCCGCGTGGTGTCCACCGACTGCTGCAGCGGCCCGAACGAAATTCTGCAAGGCGGCGTCTTCGGACGCTTGGCGCCCGTCGGGGACGCGGACGCGTTCGGCGCGCAACTCCTGGGCGCGCTGAACGACCCGCCGCGAACGCCTCAAGAGGAAGCCGCGCTGCAAGCTCATCTGCGGCAATTCGAGCCGGACGTCGTCGCCGACGCGTACCTGGCGTACTTCGCGGCCCTCGAGCAACGTCAGGCCTCGGCGCTCTTCGACACGAGGAGCGCCTCGAGACCCATCCGCGATCCGTGA
- a CDS encoding NPCBM/NEW2 domain-containing protein: protein MSLFPARARLLPSLGLAVLTLTLAACGQQGVPSAPIAKTPTATIDSVYDGTDRSWALAAPEARVVDKTVRAQLVNGNSDLSAEPFVTATNGWGPVERDKSNGEWAAGDGRVLTIGGQTFAKGIGTHAGSTVTFNLGAKCTTFTGGVGIDDEVGSLGSAVFQIYGNGVKLYDSGVVRGTDLVKTFSVNVSGVNELKLVVTDAGDGVNYDHADWVNTVLGNCNVTPSTTIQYSGPIVIKQGGTYTGNWESLNPDVPAVSVQTDQPVTIVNSNIRGRGDLIRGWWMDLTVRNTNGYGLNPNRYDLHAGRFVAAENLKNLVLENNLLDNTGGIYINVFNGSAAAGQTVKILRNKVKNINGRKSDGANGYLNTGYYLQFVQMSKVRDIANAEIGWNEVINEPNKSFLEENINLYATSGTAASPIRIHDNFIKGAYAINPSTNTQYSGGGILVGDGSMDGPGSVGAYVDVYRNQVVSTSNQAYAISGGHDHRFFENRAVSSGRLPDGSIIAAQNVGAYVWDAMNGAGVGIWYNNTLRDNLIGWTRINSAGTTWFNNYWLPSCTTALCYNNQNWSGAVTLDTEAQEYQVWLNKLTQNGVAVGPR from the coding sequence ATGTCCTTGTTCCCCGCTCGCGCTCGCCTCTTGCCTTCCCTCGGTCTCGCCGTCCTCACCCTCACCCTCGCCGCGTGCGGACAGCAAGGCGTTCCCTCGGCACCGATCGCCAAGACGCCGACTGCCACGATCGACTCCGTCTACGACGGAACGGACCGTTCGTGGGCGCTCGCGGCGCCTGAAGCGCGTGTCGTCGACAAGACCGTGCGTGCGCAGCTCGTGAACGGCAACAGCGACCTCAGCGCCGAACCGTTCGTCACGGCGACGAACGGCTGGGGCCCGGTCGAACGAGACAAGAGCAACGGCGAGTGGGCCGCAGGCGACGGCCGCGTTCTCACGATCGGCGGGCAGACCTTCGCCAAGGGAATCGGGACGCACGCGGGCTCCACGGTCACGTTCAACCTCGGCGCGAAGTGCACCACGTTCACGGGCGGCGTCGGCATCGACGATGAAGTCGGCAGCCTCGGAAGCGCGGTCTTCCAGATTTACGGCAACGGCGTGAAGTTGTACGACAGCGGCGTCGTGCGTGGCACGGACCTCGTGAAGACCTTCAGCGTGAACGTCTCGGGCGTCAACGAGCTCAAACTCGTCGTGACCGACGCGGGCGACGGCGTGAACTACGACCACGCCGACTGGGTGAACACGGTGCTCGGCAACTGCAACGTCACGCCCAGCACGACGATCCAGTACAGCGGTCCCATCGTCATCAAGCAGGGCGGTACGTACACCGGCAACTGGGAAAGCCTCAACCCCGACGTGCCTGCCGTGTCCGTCCAAACCGACCAGCCCGTCACGATCGTGAACTCGAACATCCGTGGCCGCGGCGACCTCATCCGCGGTTGGTGGATGGACCTCACGGTGCGCAACACCAACGGCTACGGCCTCAACCCGAACCGTTACGACTTGCACGCGGGCCGCTTCGTGGCCGCCGAGAACCTCAAGAACCTCGTGCTGGAAAACAACTTGCTCGACAACACGGGCGGCATCTACATCAACGTCTTCAACGGCAGCGCCGCCGCCGGACAAACGGTCAAGATCCTGCGGAACAAGGTGAAGAACATCAACGGCCGCAAGAGCGACGGTGCGAACGGCTACCTCAACACCGGTTACTACCTGCAGTTCGTGCAGATGTCGAAAGTTCGCGACATCGCCAACGCCGAAATCGGGTGGAACGAAGTCATCAACGAGCCGAACAAGAGCTTCCTCGAAGAGAACATCAACCTCTACGCGACGAGCGGCACGGCGGCGAGCCCCATCCGCATCCACGACAACTTCATCAAGGGCGCGTACGCCATCAACCCCTCCACGAACACCCAGTACTCCGGCGGCGGCATCCTTGTCGGCGACGGCAGCATGGACGGCCCGGGTTCGGTCGGCGCGTACGTGGACGTCTACCGTAACCAAGTCGTCAGCACGTCCAACCAGGCGTACGCCATCTCCGGCGGCCACGACCACCGCTTCTTCGAGAACCGCGCCGTCTCCAGCGGCCGTCTGCCCGACGGCTCCATCATCGCGGCGCAAAACGTCGGCGCGTACGTGTGGGACGCCATGAACGGCGCCGGAGTCGGCATCTGGTACAACAACACGCTGCGTGACAACCTCATCGGCTGGACGCGAATCAACAGCGCTGGCACGACTTGGTTCAACAACTACTGGCTGCCTTCGTGCACGACCGCGCTGTGCTACAACAACCAGAACTGGAGCGGCGCCGTCACGCTCGACACCGAAGCGCAAGAGTATCAAGTGTGGCTGAACAAGCTCACGCAAAATGGCGTCGCCGTCGGCCCTCGCTGA
- a CDS encoding AAA family ATPase — protein sequence MSQPLEFQAAPDEGYRLVTALRRFALPILGATLLAGAGGYLLAKRNAPVYQASSTIMIASGDGNGVLRDTVVTSSPPSASAVMQALRSQPVGEDIIRRLPDSGLSDDRVQFLQNSLRNRIRNGNSPLTAEAANSGDQGNVIIVRAYASTPLNAQALANTGVAALLAWDAGRAGRRLEQVRASIERQLEALNRADLRDNLVPTEEGALNSDARADARSRLVRDLALIDTLRTSTVTSLDVVAPATVPSTPISPQPGRNALLAALLALLAASGAAVLIDALRRRVDSERDAARWGLPVLGQLSRLDPQQLQEGVLRAAHEGGWAQSLGFTRVNLLAQLAPHASRRVVFSSLRGGEGASSVTAAVATALAAGGQRVLVVDADPQGHRQLDVWGGSNRGVWRDVAIGRAEDNGQVAVTPQSEETRVLAVTTRVDLLLANASDGSRIADVRAVLASLSQAYDVVLIDAPPVLQSADALELAPLTEGLVLVVEAASTTDQDVERALRHVKLVGGRVLGIMLNKVSTSSDISVKIPSLKQRSALKSAKSMTP from the coding sequence ATGTCTCAGCCGTTGGAATTTCAAGCAGCGCCGGACGAAGGCTACCGCCTCGTGACCGCGCTACGCCGCTTCGCCCTCCCGATTCTCGGCGCGACCCTGCTCGCCGGAGCGGGCGGATACCTGCTCGCGAAGCGCAACGCGCCCGTCTACCAGGCGTCCAGCACGATCATGATCGCGTCCGGTGACGGGAACGGCGTGTTGCGCGACACCGTCGTCACGTCGTCGCCCCCGTCGGCCAGCGCCGTCATGCAAGCTTTGCGCAGCCAGCCCGTCGGCGAAGACATCATTCGGCGTCTGCCGGACTCCGGCTTGTCAGACGACCGCGTGCAGTTCCTGCAAAACAGCTTGCGCAACCGCATCAGAAACGGTAACTCCCCGCTCACCGCCGAAGCCGCCAACTCGGGCGATCAAGGCAACGTGATCATCGTGCGCGCTTACGCCAGCACGCCGCTCAACGCGCAAGCCCTGGCCAACACGGGCGTGGCGGCCCTGCTCGCTTGGGACGCCGGTCGCGCCGGACGCCGCTTGGAGCAAGTGCGCGCCAGCATCGAACGCCAACTCGAGGCGCTCAACCGCGCCGACCTTCGCGACAACCTCGTTCCCACTGAAGAAGGCGCCCTCAACAGCGACGCCCGCGCCGACGCCCGCTCTCGCCTGGTCCGAGATCTCGCGCTCATCGACACCCTCAGGACCTCCACCGTCACCAGCCTCGACGTCGTCGCGCCGGCCACCGTACCCAGCACGCCGATCTCGCCGCAACCCGGACGCAACGCGCTCCTCGCCGCGTTGCTCGCGCTCCTCGCCGCGTCCGGAGCGGCCGTCCTGATCGACGCGTTGCGTCGCCGCGTGGACTCGGAGCGTGACGCCGCGCGTTGGGGCCTGCCCGTCTTGGGGCAATTGTCGCGCCTCGATCCGCAGCAGTTGCAAGAAGGCGTCCTTCGCGCCGCCCACGAAGGCGGCTGGGCCCAAAGCTTGGGCTTCACGCGCGTGAATTTGCTCGCGCAACTTGCGCCGCACGCGTCTCGCCGCGTCGTCTTCTCCAGCTTGCGCGGCGGCGAAGGCGCCAGCAGCGTCACGGCCGCCGTCGCCACGGCGTTGGCGGCGGGCGGTCAACGCGTCCTCGTCGTGGACGCCGATCCGCAGGGGCATCGTCAACTCGACGTTTGGGGCGGCTCGAACCGCGGTGTGTGGCGTGACGTCGCGATCGGCCGCGCGGAGGACAACGGTCAAGTCGCGGTGACGCCGCAAAGCGAGGAGACGCGCGTGCTCGCCGTGACGACCCGCGTGGACTTGCTGCTCGCCAACGCTTCGGACGGCTCGAGAATCGCCGACGTGCGCGCCGTGCTCGCCTCGTTGAGCCAAGCGTACGACGTCGTCTTGATCGACGCGCCTCCCGTGCTGCAATCGGCCGACGCGCTCGAACTCGCGCCGCTCACCGAAGGACTCGTGCTCGTCGTGGAAGCCGCCTCCACGACCGACCAGGACGTGGAGCGCGCGTTGCGTCACGTCAAGCTCGTCGGGGGCCGCGTGCTGGGAATCATGCTGAACAAAGTGTCGACGTCGAGCGACATCAGCGTTAAGATTCCGTCACTGAAGCAACGCTCGGCCCTGAAGTCCGCCAAGTCGATGACGCCTTAA